In a genomic window of Halostella litorea:
- a CDS encoding M20/M25/M40 family metallo-hydrolase: MDEDEREFLDDLLAAATPSGYEAPGQRVWLDRVEPAADEVRTDDYGNAVAVSEGSGPAVAIAGHADQIGLLVREIDDDGHLHVGPVGSVDRTVTRGQGVTVHADDGPVPGVVGQTAIHVRDEVDDDASVADQHVDVGAADGEAARELVSVGDPVTVDGAVRDLQGSRVAGPGMDNRVGMWVAAEAFRRAADADATVYAVSTVQEEIGRKGAGMVGFDLDPDAVVAADVTHALDYPAAPGEKGSDVALGEGPVVTRGSTNHPVLSDALRSVAADAGVDAQVQAAPTHTLTDADTFATSRSGVPAVYLGLPNRYMHTPVEVVDTADLTAAADLFAAFARSADQYAPFAVDI; this comes from the coding sequence ATGGACGAAGACGAACGCGAGTTCCTGGACGACCTGCTCGCCGCGGCGACGCCGTCGGGATACGAAGCGCCCGGCCAGCGCGTGTGGCTCGACCGCGTCGAACCGGCCGCCGACGAGGTCCGCACGGACGACTACGGCAACGCGGTCGCCGTCAGCGAGGGGAGCGGCCCGGCGGTCGCCATCGCGGGCCACGCCGACCAGATCGGTCTGCTCGTCCGCGAGATAGACGACGACGGACACCTGCACGTCGGCCCCGTCGGGAGCGTCGACCGCACGGTCACCCGCGGCCAGGGGGTGACGGTCCACGCCGATGACGGCCCCGTCCCGGGCGTCGTCGGGCAGACCGCGATCCACGTGCGGGACGAGGTCGACGATGACGCGAGCGTGGCCGACCAGCACGTCGACGTCGGCGCCGCGGACGGCGAGGCGGCCCGCGAACTCGTCTCCGTCGGCGACCCCGTCACCGTCGACGGCGCGGTGCGGGACCTGCAGGGGTCGCGGGTGGCGGGGCCGGGGATGGACAACCGCGTCGGGATGTGGGTCGCCGCCGAGGCGTTCCGCCGCGCGGCCGACGCCGACGCCACCGTCTACGCGGTCAGCACCGTCCAGGAGGAGATCGGCCGCAAGGGCGCGGGGATGGTCGGGTTCGACCTCGACCCGGACGCCGTCGTCGCCGCGGACGTCACCCACGCGCTCGACTACCCCGCCGCGCCCGGCGAGAAGGGCAGCGACGTGGCGCTCGGCGAGGGGCCGGTCGTCACGCGCGGGAGCACGAACCACCCCGTGCTGTCGGACGCGCTCCGCTCGGTCGCCGCCGACGCCGGGGTCGACGCGCAGGTGCAGGCCGCGCCGACGCACACGTTGACCGACGCGGACACCTTCGCCACGTCGCGCAGCGGCGTTCCCGCGGTGTATCTCGGCCTGCCGAACCGCTACATGCACACGCCGGTCGAGGTGGTCGACACGGCCGACCTGACCGCGGCCGCGGATCTCTTCGCCGCGTTCGCCCGCTCGGCCGACCAATACGCCCCGTTCGCCGTGGATATCTGA
- a CDS encoding threonine ammonia-lyase — protein MPPEYDPVESPDATTVFPYHDLTPPTTADVYRARRVVRDHLPRTPLVRSEPLSAEFDADVYLKREDTLPTGAFKVRGGVTLAAGLDDEFRDPGLIAASTGNHGQSVAYAGRAFDVPVTVVVPEDANPSKVTAMERLGAEVRHYGDDFDAARERAEALAADEGYRYVHSANEPDLVAGVGTAGLEVVEDLPDVDYLFCPVGGGSSAAGYCLTVGELTDATVVGAQSEAAPAMHRAWAEGHLRPSDRMGTFAEGIATSVPFAMTVRLLRDRLDDFRLVSEDALRAGVRDLLVEDSVVMEGACAAAVAAMRQYGDDLRGETVVFPVSGRNLDVEKLQAALDD, from the coding sequence ATGCCGCCCGAGTACGACCCCGTGGAGTCGCCCGACGCGACGACCGTCTTCCCGTACCACGACCTGACGCCGCCGACGACCGCGGACGTGTACCGCGCCCGACGGGTCGTCCGCGACCACCTGCCCCGGACGCCGCTGGTCCGCAGCGAACCGCTCTCCGCGGAGTTCGACGCGGACGTCTACCTCAAGCGCGAGGACACGCTCCCGACCGGCGCGTTCAAGGTCCGCGGCGGGGTCACGCTCGCGGCCGGCCTCGACGACGAGTTCCGCGACCCCGGGCTGATCGCCGCCAGCACCGGCAACCACGGCCAGTCCGTCGCGTACGCCGGGCGGGCCTTCGACGTGCCCGTCACCGTCGTCGTCCCCGAGGACGCCAACCCCTCGAAGGTGACCGCGATGGAGCGACTGGGCGCGGAGGTGCGCCACTACGGCGACGACTTCGACGCCGCCCGCGAGCGCGCCGAGGCGCTGGCCGCCGACGAGGGGTACCGCTACGTCCACTCCGCGAACGAACCGGACCTGGTCGCGGGCGTCGGAACCGCCGGCCTCGAAGTCGTCGAGGACCTGCCCGACGTGGACTACCTGTTCTGCCCGGTCGGCGGCGGCTCCAGCGCCGCGGGCTACTGTCTCACCGTCGGCGAACTGACCGACGCGACCGTCGTCGGCGCGCAGTCCGAGGCCGCGCCCGCGATGCACCGCGCCTGGGCGGAGGGCCACCTCCGCCCGTCCGACCGCATGGGGACGTTCGCGGAGGGCATCGCCACGAGCGTCCCGTTCGCGATGACGGTCCGCCTGCTCCGCGATCGGCTGGACGACTTCCGACTCGTGAGCGAGGACGCGCTCCGGGCGGGCGTCAGGGACCTGCTCGTCGAGGACTCGGTCGTGATGGAGGGGGCCTGCGCCGCCGCCGTCGCGGCGATGCGCCAGTACGGCGACGACCTCCGCGGCGAGACGGTCGTCTTCCCGGTGTCCGGTCGCAACCTCGACGTGGAAAAGCTGCAGGCCGCGCTCGACGACTGA
- a CDS encoding 50S ribosomal protein L37e — translation MTGAGTPSQGKKNTTTHVKCRRCGEKSYHVKKKECSSCGFGKSAKRRDYEWQSKADE, via the coding sequence ATGACTGGCGCAGGTACCCCGAGCCAGGGCAAGAAAAACACCACGACCCACGTGAAGTGCCGTCGGTGTGGTGAGAAGTCGTATCACGTCAAGAAAAAGGAGTGCTCGTCGTGCGGGTTCGGCAAGTCCGCCAAGCGCCGCGACTACGAGTGGCAGTCGAAGGCCGACGAGTGA
- a CDS encoding DUF420 domain-containing protein yields the protein MQNRVRRHVPAATGLLTAVSLALVFGTALGFVPGEALPRVPDGVLHAIPHVNAVVSALAIGTILGGVRAIRRGNVDRHRALMVASFGLFAAFLVLYLYRIALEGPQSFPGPEGVYTYVYLPILAIHILLAVVTIPFVYYALLLAWTRSVPELRRTVHARVGRVAAALWLVSFALGEVVYAMLYVVY from the coding sequence ATGCAGAACCGCGTCAGGCGACACGTCCCGGCGGCGACCGGCCTGCTCACCGCGGTTTCGCTCGCGCTGGTGTTCGGCACCGCGCTCGGGTTCGTGCCGGGCGAGGCGCTGCCGCGCGTCCCCGACGGCGTCCTCCACGCGATCCCGCACGTCAACGCCGTCGTCAGCGCGCTCGCGATCGGCACGATCCTCGGCGGCGTGCGCGCGATCCGGCGCGGGAACGTCGACCGACACCGCGCGCTGATGGTCGCCTCGTTCGGCCTCTTCGCGGCCTTCCTCGTCCTCTATCTCTACCGCATCGCCCTGGAGGGGCCGCAGTCGTTCCCCGGCCCGGAGGGCGTTTACACCTACGTCTACCTCCCGATACTCGCGATCCACATCCTGCTGGCCGTCGTGACGATCCCCTTCGTCTACTACGCGCTCCTGCTCGCGTGGACCCGGTCGGTGCCGGAACTCCGGCGGACCGTCCACGCGCGCGTCGGCCGCGTCGCGGCGGCGCTGTGGCTCGTCTCCTTCGCGCTCGGGGAGGTCGTGTACGCGATGCTGTACGTCGTGTACTGA
- a CDS encoding AAA domain-containing protein, producing the protein MNIRGTAAGAAEVRTVSTQYGESDLAEVPVRLSEGADPVPVTLWGKWTETADLIESGMELLVTDAEEDDYDGGYATTGDSYVVLEPDFLVDVTDVRSWVQCPRMYYLNKLSGIPLAYPVVKGTIVHEVFGDLLRGRDLDESIADRVAEAGLELGLLGRTREEVEDEVRQNAAAIEGWLNQGVLTDGDEWRSEQTLISETFGIKGRADAIRRGMPVELKTGKNTKREPRFHDKIQAACYALVLQERGVPADTGTLLYTKNSALDRAEATGDLSPAKEFSVGDGLLKFVVRTRNEIAAMEHDAGVPTGYEADATCEYCFEQDTCQVVSGRLDQESKAGQIGRAIPEEERDYFDRFYRAIEEERRETHREYAKLWEQSAAERADDDRALIGLEPTDRRQLDGGRWELHAERTDTAVSKIREGDVVLASDGDPVSGHAELARVERLDEDVVVSADEPVELRRLDVYPSELSADRMLTALHDGLLKGDERRKDVLFGRADPEFRDVTETFIDNNAAQDEAVRKSVAAEDFALVHGPPGTGKTYTIARTVRALVERGDRVLLSAFTNRAVDNALEAVREQGTENVLRVGTESGVREDMRDVRLDQRGDPGERVRELRDAPLVAATTATCGSRVMREQSFDVAIVDEAAQLTEPETLAAINLADRFVLVGDHEQLPPVVRAENDLTESLFERLIDASPEAGVLLDRQYRMAQRIQAYASREFYDGELRPATGEVAGQRLADLPGVDVAALPAHLRDSVSMIDVPGDAAAHTDAVEAERVAETVDAFVDAGLDPVDVGVIAPFRAQVAEISRRVSDDVTVDTVDRFQGSAKEVIVVSFVASGDLDSPIFEDYRRVNVALTRAKRALVLVGDADALSTDDVYAGMVEWARA; encoded by the coding sequence GTGAATATTCGGGGAACCGCAGCGGGCGCGGCCGAGGTGCGGACCGTCTCGACGCAGTACGGCGAGAGCGACCTCGCGGAGGTGCCGGTCCGGCTCTCGGAGGGCGCGGACCCCGTGCCGGTGACGCTCTGGGGCAAGTGGACCGAGACCGCCGACCTGATCGAGTCGGGAATGGAACTGCTCGTCACCGACGCCGAGGAGGACGACTACGACGGGGGCTACGCCACGACCGGCGACTCCTACGTCGTGCTCGAACCGGACTTCCTCGTCGACGTGACCGACGTGCGCTCGTGGGTGCAGTGCCCCCGGATGTACTACCTGAACAAGCTCTCGGGGATCCCGCTGGCGTACCCGGTGGTCAAGGGGACCATCGTTCACGAGGTGTTCGGCGACCTGTTGCGGGGCCGGGACCTGGACGAATCGATCGCGGACCGCGTCGCGGAGGCGGGGCTGGAACTCGGCCTCCTCGGCCGGACGCGGGAGGAGGTCGAGGACGAAGTCCGGCAGAACGCGGCGGCCATCGAGGGCTGGCTGAACCAGGGCGTGCTCACGGACGGCGACGAGTGGCGCAGCGAGCAGACGCTCATCAGCGAGACGTTCGGCATCAAGGGCCGGGCCGACGCGATCCGCCGCGGGATGCCCGTCGAACTGAAGACCGGGAAGAACACGAAACGGGAGCCGCGCTTCCACGACAAGATACAGGCGGCCTGCTACGCGCTCGTCCTGCAGGAGCGGGGCGTCCCGGCCGACACGGGCACGCTGCTGTACACGAAAAACTCCGCGCTGGACCGCGCGGAGGCGACCGGCGACCTCTCGCCGGCCAAGGAGTTCTCCGTCGGCGACGGCCTGCTGAAGTTCGTCGTCCGGACGCGCAACGAGATCGCGGCGATGGAACACGACGCGGGCGTCCCGACGGGCTACGAGGCCGACGCGACCTGTGAGTACTGCTTCGAGCAGGACACCTGTCAGGTGGTCTCGGGCCGCCTCGACCAGGAGTCGAAGGCCGGCCAGATCGGCCGGGCGATCCCCGAGGAGGAGCGCGACTACTTCGACCGGTTCTACCGCGCAATCGAGGAGGAGCGCCGCGAGACCCACCGCGAGTACGCGAAACTGTGGGAGCAAAGCGCCGCCGAGCGGGCCGACGACGACCGCGCGCTGATCGGCCTGGAGCCGACCGACCGCCGGCAACTCGACGGCGGCCGCTGGGAACTGCACGCCGAGCGGACGGACACGGCCGTCTCGAAGATCCGCGAGGGGGACGTGGTGCTGGCCAGCGACGGCGACCCCGTCTCGGGCCACGCCGAACTCGCGCGGGTCGAGCGCCTCGACGAGGACGTCGTCGTCTCGGCCGACGAGCCGGTCGAACTGCGGCGGCTGGACGTGTACCCCTCGGAGCTCTCCGCGGACCGGATGCTCACCGCGCTCCACGACGGCCTGCTGAAGGGCGACGAGCGCCGGAAGGACGTCCTGTTCGGCCGCGCCGACCCCGAGTTCCGGGACGTGACCGAGACGTTCATCGACAACAACGCGGCCCAGGACGAGGCGGTCCGGAAGTCGGTCGCCGCCGAGGACTTCGCGCTGGTCCACGGGCCGCCCGGCACGGGGAAAACCTACACCATCGCCCGGACCGTCCGCGCGCTGGTCGAGCGCGGCGACCGCGTCCTGCTGTCGGCCTTTACCAACCGCGCCGTCGACAACGCGCTGGAGGCGGTGCGCGAGCAGGGGACCGAAAACGTGCTCCGCGTCGGAACCGAGTCCGGCGTCCGCGAGGACATGCGGGACGTCCGCCTCGACCAGCGCGGCGACCCCGGCGAGCGCGTCCGGGAACTGCGCGACGCGCCGCTGGTCGCCGCGACGACCGCGACGTGTGGCTCCCGCGTGATGCGCGAGCAGTCGTTCGACGTGGCCATCGTCGACGAGGCGGCCCAGCTCACCGAGCCGGAGACGCTGGCGGCGATCAACCTCGCCGACCGGTTCGTCCTCGTGGGCGACCACGAACAGTTGCCGCCGGTCGTACGGGCCGAAAACGACCTCACCGAGTCGCTGTTCGAGCGCCTCATCGACGCCAGCCCGGAGGCGGGCGTGTTGCTCGACCGCCAGTACCGGATGGCCCAGCGCATCCAGGCGTACGCCTCCCGGGAGTTCTACGACGGCGAACTCCGCCCCGCGACCGGCGAGGTGGCCGGCCAGCGCCTCGCGGACCTCCCGGGCGTCGACGTGGCCGCGCTGCCGGCCCACCTGCGGGACTCGGTCAGCATGATCGACGTGCCGGGCGACGCCGCGGCCCACACGGACGCCGTGGAGGCCGAGCGCGTCGCCGAGACGGTCGACGCGTTCGTCGACGCGGGACTGGACCCCGTCGACGTGGGCGTCATCGCGCCGTTCCGCGCGCAGGTCGCCGAGATATCCCGGCGGGTGAGCGACGACGTTACCGTCGACACCGTCGACCGCTTCCAGGGCTCGGCGAAGGAGGTCATCGTCGTCTCGTTCGTCGCCAGCGGCGACCTCGACAGCCCGATCTTCGAGGACTACCGCCGGGTCAACGTCGCGCTGACCCGGGCCAAGCGCGCGCTCGTGCTCGTCGGGGACGCCGACGCGCTGTCGACCGACGATGTCTACGCCGGGATGGTCGAGTGGGCGCGGGCCTAG
- a CDS encoding YqjF family protein: MASLVSMRWRDLLFAHYPVALDRLRPRLPDAVSLETFDGQAWLGVVALTMTDVRPRFAPFGRTFPQVNLRTYVTIEGDPGVYFLSMDADERLAVTAARRTLGVPYYLSDASIRRRGSAVTVTSERVQAGEPDARLRATYEPDGPLEPVADGSFEDFAIDRYRLYLPGRGGIYTALVDHDPWRLRTATAEIAENTLFSAAGVGRPSADPRLHVAPAYDATLRDPGRRSADVDPINEPRRI; the protein is encoded by the coding sequence ATGGCTTCGCTCGTCTCGATGCGGTGGCGGGACCTGCTGTTCGCCCACTACCCGGTCGCGCTCGACCGGCTCCGCCCGCGCCTGCCCGACGCCGTCTCGCTGGAGACGTTCGACGGGCAGGCGTGGCTCGGCGTCGTCGCGCTGACGATGACCGACGTCCGGCCGCGGTTCGCGCCGTTCGGGCGGACGTTCCCGCAGGTGAACCTCCGGACGTACGTGACGATAGAGGGCGACCCCGGCGTCTACTTCCTCAGCATGGACGCCGACGAGCGGCTGGCGGTCACCGCCGCCCGGCGGACGCTGGGCGTGCCGTACTACCTCTCGGACGCGTCGATCCGGCGGCGCGGCTCCGCGGTGACCGTCACGAGCGAGCGCGTGCAGGCCGGCGAACCCGACGCCCGACTCCGCGCGACGTACGAGCCGGACGGGCCGCTGGAACCGGTCGCGGACGGCTCGTTCGAGGACTTCGCCATCGACCGGTACCGGCTCTACCTGCCCGGCCGGGGTGGCATCTACACCGCACTGGTCGACCACGACCCGTGGCGGCTCCGGACCGCGACCGCCGAGATAGCCGAGAACACGCTGTTCTCCGCGGCCGGCGTGGGGCGGCCCTCCGCCGATCCGCGGCTCCACGTCGCGCCGGCGTACGACGCGACCCTGCGCGACCCCGGCCGCCGCTCAGCGGACGTCGACCCGATAAACGAACCGCGCCGGATCTGA
- a CDS encoding class I SAM-dependent methyltransferase: MTDRRAVREGYDELAEAYAAQRSEDETLGTSLVEDLLADLPPDARLLDAGCGGGEPVLTRAGDRAVGIDFSGKQLDLASAAAPAAPLVQGDMAALPFRDGAFDAVTAVHSLIHVPLDDHRRVVDEFARVLRPGGRLLVSEGHGRWRGRNPDWLDSGAAMEWDIAGAEATLDQLRAAGFELRDQWAVADTLADEDAQKPFFLADLRGR, from the coding sequence ATGACCGACAGACGGGCCGTCCGCGAGGGGTACGACGAACTCGCGGAGGCGTACGCCGCCCAGCGCTCGGAGGACGAGACGCTGGGCACCTCGCTCGTCGAGGACCTGCTCGCGGACCTCCCACCGGACGCGCGCCTGCTGGACGCGGGCTGTGGCGGCGGGGAGCCGGTACTGACCCGCGCCGGCGACCGCGCGGTCGGCATCGACTTCTCCGGTAAGCAACTCGACCTGGCGTCAGCGGCCGCGCCGGCCGCGCCGCTCGTGCAGGGCGACATGGCCGCGCTCCCGTTCCGTGACGGCGCGTTCGACGCCGTCACCGCCGTCCACTCGCTGATCCACGTACCGCTCGACGACCACCGGCGCGTCGTCGACGAGTTCGCACGCGTGCTGCGCCCCGGCGGTCGGCTGCTGGTCTCCGAGGGCCACGGGCGCTGGCGGGGCCGCAACCCCGACTGGCTCGACTCCGGCGCGGCGATGGAGTGGGACATCGCGGGGGCCGAGGCGACGCTCGACCAGCTCCGCGCCGCCGGGTTCGAGCTCCGCGACCAGTGGGCAGTCGCCGACACGCTCGCCGACGAGGACGCACAGAAGCCGTTCTTCCTGGCCGACCTGCGCGGTCGGTGA
- a CDS encoding zinc-dependent metalloprotease: MNLYRSVRAVTGASGDGPIDWDAVAEAAKASTDAGSLDLSPGERDGYADDVRDARRRVREVADLEFDVPRAVEVQHRHHWIDANVETFARLMEPLEDEVGGMFPGAARVVNTGSMSFMLGFLARNVLGQYDPLLLADDPSDHALYFVRPNIVRTADALNTEYPRFRRWIAFHEVTHAAEFGAAPWLSDHLEERMERGIGAVADGSIDREAFRELDAAMTVVEGYAELLMDHAFDDEYADLRRKLDERRQGRGPLARLVRRALGLGLKRRQYERGKAFFETVADERGVAAAGAVWDRPENLPSDAEIDAPRDWIRRVDP, encoded by the coding sequence ATGAATCTCTACCGCAGCGTCCGGGCCGTCACCGGCGCGTCCGGCGACGGGCCGATAGACTGGGACGCCGTCGCCGAGGCCGCGAAGGCGTCGACGGACGCCGGCTCGCTGGACCTCTCACCGGGCGAGCGCGACGGCTACGCGGACGACGTTCGCGACGCCCGCCGCCGGGTCCGGGAGGTGGCCGACCTTGAGTTCGACGTGCCCCGCGCCGTCGAGGTCCAGCACCGCCACCACTGGATCGACGCGAACGTCGAGACGTTCGCCCGGCTGATGGAGCCGCTGGAGGACGAGGTGGGCGGCATGTTCCCCGGCGCTGCCCGCGTCGTCAACACCGGCTCGATGAGCTTCATGCTCGGCTTCCTCGCGCGGAACGTGCTCGGCCAGTACGACCCGCTCCTGCTCGCGGACGACCCGAGCGACCACGCGCTGTACTTCGTCCGCCCGAACATCGTCCGCACGGCCGACGCCCTGAACACCGAGTACCCGCGCTTCCGCCGCTGGATCGCGTTCCACGAGGTGACCCACGCCGCCGAGTTCGGCGCGGCCCCGTGGCTCTCGGACCACCTGGAGGAGCGCATGGAGCGTGGCATCGGCGCGGTGGCCGACGGCTCGATAGACCGCGAGGCGTTCCGCGAACTCGACGCCGCGATGACCGTCGTCGAGGGGTACGCCGAACTCCTGATGGACCACGCGTTCGACGACGAGTACGCCGACCTCCGGCGGAAACTCGACGAGCGCCGACAGGGCCGCGGGCCGCTGGCCCGCCTCGTCCGGCGCGCGCTCGGCCTCGGCCTGAAGCGCCGCCAGTACGAGCGCGGGAAGGCGTTCTTCGAGACGGTCGCCGACGAGCGCGGCGTCGCCGCCGCCGGCGCGGTGTGGGACCGCCCCGAGAACCTCCCGAGCGACGCGGAGATAGACGCCCCGCGGGACTGGATCCGCCGCGTCGATCCCTGA
- a CDS encoding nuclear transport factor 2 family protein, whose product MTAADTVREYYESLRRGEPLYPYFVEDPQTAKFGVSESLIGYDDVAEALREQSRTTEAWTVDSRRLSVAERDGYAWFSDEVDLGWTDASTGRRRAYPTRWSGTLERHDDEWLFATLHVSAPDESLAAAGD is encoded by the coding sequence ATGACCGCCGCCGACACGGTCCGCGAGTACTACGAGTCGCTGCGCCGCGGGGAGCCGCTGTACCCGTACTTCGTCGAGGACCCTCAGACGGCCAAGTTCGGGGTCTCGGAGTCGCTGATCGGTTACGACGACGTGGCCGAGGCGCTCCGCGAGCAGAGCCGCACGACGGAGGCGTGGACGGTCGACTCCCGGCGGCTCAGCGTCGCCGAGCGCGACGGCTACGCCTGGTTCAGCGACGAGGTCGACCTCGGATGGACCGACGCGTCGACGGGCCGGCGGCGGGCGTACCCGACGCGCTGGAGCGGCACGCTCGAACGGCACGACGACGAGTGGCTGTTCGCCACGCTCCACGTGAGCGCCCCCGACGAGTCCCTGGCGGCCGCCGGTGACTGA
- a CDS encoding LSM domain-containing protein, with amino-acid sequence MSERPLDVLEASVGQDVTVRLKDGEEYAGQLAGYDQHMNLVLDDGEDTTIIRGDNVVSIIP; translated from the coding sequence ATGAGCGAACGTCCGCTCGACGTGCTCGAAGCGTCCGTCGGTCAGGATGTAACCGTGCGACTGAAAGACGGCGAGGAGTACGCGGGCCAGCTCGCGGGCTACGACCAGCACATGAACCTCGTGCTCGACGACGGCGAAGACACAACGATTATACGCGGCGACAACGTTGTCTCCATCATCCCATGA
- the purF gene encoding amidophosphoribosyltransferase, with protein sequence MTEKCGVVGVSLADRDAARPLYYSLYALQHRGQESAGIVTHDGFQQHSHVEMGLVGDAFSEDDIAGLNGTAGIGHVRYPTAGSVDASCAQPFSVSFKSGSLGLSHNGNLVNADEIRAELAGQGHAFTSDGDTEVIAHDLARNLLEEDLVRAVKRTMGRIHGSYSLAITHDDTVLGVRDPEGNRPLCIGELEDGYVLASESAAVDTLDGELVRDVRPGELVVLHEDGSGFDTYQLVDRENTAHCFFEHVYFARPDSVIDGKRVYEVRRDLGRKLWAESGIDSDVVMPVPDSGRAFASGYADAANEDAEADDEAVEFAEGLMKNRYVGRTFIMPTQDERERAVRLKLNPIKSTIEGRTVTIIDDSIVRGTTSTQLVKLLKDVGAAEVHVRIGAPPIVAPCYMGIDMASRDELIASDKSTDEIAEEIGADSLAYLSTGAVADVLETSRADLCLGCVTGEYPYDIDGEETDRAVARPANPADD encoded by the coding sequence ATGACCGAGAAGTGCGGCGTCGTCGGCGTCTCGCTCGCCGACCGCGACGCCGCGCGCCCGTTGTACTACTCCCTGTACGCGCTCCAGCACCGCGGCCAGGAGTCGGCGGGCATCGTCACGCACGACGGGTTCCAGCAGCACAGCCACGTCGAGATGGGGCTGGTCGGCGACGCCTTCTCCGAGGACGACATCGCGGGGCTGAACGGCACGGCGGGGATCGGCCACGTCCGCTACCCGACCGCCGGGAGCGTCGACGCCTCCTGTGCCCAGCCCTTTTCGGTCTCGTTCAAGAGCGGCTCGCTCGGGCTGAGCCACAACGGCAACCTCGTCAACGCCGACGAGATCCGCGCGGAACTGGCCGGCCAGGGACACGCCTTCACCTCCGACGGCGACACCGAGGTGATCGCCCACGACCTCGCGCGCAACCTGCTGGAGGAGGACCTCGTGCGCGCCGTCAAGCGGACGATGGGCCGCATCCACGGTTCCTACTCGCTGGCGATCACCCACGACGACACGGTGCTCGGCGTGCGCGACCCGGAGGGCAACCGCCCGCTCTGTATCGGCGAACTGGAGGACGGCTACGTCCTCGCCAGTGAGAGCGCCGCGGTCGACACGCTCGACGGCGAACTCGTCCGTGACGTCCGCCCCGGCGAACTCGTCGTCCTCCACGAGGACGGGTCGGGGTTCGACACCTACCAACTCGTCGACCGGGAGAACACCGCCCACTGCTTTTTCGAACACGTCTACTTCGCCCGCCCGGACAGCGTCATCGACGGGAAGCGCGTCTACGAGGTGCGGCGGGACCTCGGCCGGAAGCTCTGGGCCGAGAGCGGCATCGACAGCGACGTGGTGATGCCCGTGCCCGACTCGGGGCGCGCCTTCGCCTCGGGCTACGCCGACGCCGCCAACGAGGACGCCGAGGCCGACGACGAGGCCGTCGAGTTCGCCGAGGGGCTGATGAAGAACCGCTACGTCGGCCGCACGTTCATCATGCCGACACAGGACGAGCGCGAGCGCGCGGTCCGGCTCAAGCTGAACCCGATCAAAAGCACCATCGAGGGCCGGACCGTCACCATCATCGACGACTCCATCGTGCGGGGGACCACCTCGACCCAGCTCGTCAAGCTGCTCAAGGACGTCGGCGCGGCGGAGGTCCACGTCCGCATCGGCGCGCCGCCGATCGTCGCGCCCTGTTACATGGGGATCGACATGGCCTCGCGCGACGAACTGATCGCGAGCGACAAGTCGACCGACGAGATCGCCGAGGAGATAGGGGCCGACAGCCTCGCGTACCTCTCGACGGGGGCCGTCGCCGACGTGCTGGAGACGTCGCGGGCGGACCTCTGTCTGGGCTGTGTCACCGGCGAGTACCCCTACGACATCGACGGCGAGGAAACCGACCGGGCCGTCGCCCGCCCGGCGAACCCGGCCGACGACTGA